In one Halorubrum sp. CBA1229 genomic region, the following are encoded:
- a CDS encoding ATP-binding protein encodes MGRDSEEKRSAEGNRAAGEGRPTEEGSLTAPDGDAVPPVLRSFVDAIPTPTLACDPESRAIRAANPPASDLLDRDRGTLTLMGLDDLGEAETTVAGEPVGAAAAAAHDAEGVTRFEWTVASAPTRRLELAVREATVAGREWLIVGLTDVTDRVTAEERLRSQLRTVDAIASTVPAALFQCTARGTLSRWNDRFAADAGYEGGELSGTALTSLFDDETRDAVADALQSVYGDGAGAECEATLVTRSGERVPYRLSLGPVTDGDEVVGAVGVGEDVTEASLREERLAVLTRVLRHNFRNDLNVVTGFTERAIAEVDDPELAAELQRVVDTAERLLRVGETSRRVERLLADRPTPRPTDLATAVDEALAGLPPELRERADIEVDVPDGITVSAVGYLAEAVGELVDNAVRHSDAARPSVTVAAAELPSESWTSLVVADDGPGIPPAERAVLTGEETPLEHASGLGLWYVNWIVTAGGGSFDISSASTGGTRIEIELRTPDEE; translated from the coding sequence ATGGGTCGCGATAGCGAGGAGAAGCGGAGCGCGGAGGGTAACCGCGCGGCCGGGGAGGGCCGCCCGACCGAGGAGGGGTCGCTGACCGCTCCCGACGGCGACGCGGTCCCGCCAGTCCTTCGCTCGTTCGTCGACGCGATCCCGACGCCGACGCTCGCGTGCGACCCGGAGAGCCGCGCGATCCGCGCGGCCAACCCCCCCGCTTCCGACCTGCTCGACCGCGACCGCGGCACGCTGACGCTGATGGGCCTCGACGACCTCGGCGAGGCGGAGACGACGGTCGCCGGCGAGCCGGTCGGCGCGGCCGCCGCCGCCGCGCACGACGCCGAGGGCGTCACCCGCTTCGAGTGGACCGTCGCGAGCGCCCCGACGCGGCGCCTCGAACTCGCCGTCCGGGAAGCGACGGTCGCCGGCCGCGAGTGGCTGATCGTCGGCCTGACCGACGTCACCGACCGAGTCACCGCCGAGGAGCGGCTCCGGTCGCAGCTCCGGACTGTCGACGCGATCGCGTCGACGGTCCCGGCCGCCCTGTTCCAGTGCACCGCGCGGGGCACCCTCTCGCGGTGGAACGACCGGTTCGCCGCGGACGCCGGATACGAGGGCGGGGAGCTCTCCGGGACCGCGCTCACGTCGCTGTTCGACGACGAGACCCGCGACGCCGTCGCCGACGCGCTCCAGTCCGTCTACGGGGACGGGGCGGGCGCCGAGTGCGAGGCGACGCTCGTCACCCGCTCGGGCGAGCGCGTCCCGTACCGGCTCTCGCTCGGTCCCGTCACCGACGGCGACGAGGTGGTCGGCGCGGTCGGGGTCGGCGAGGACGTCACCGAGGCGTCGCTGCGGGAGGAGCGGCTCGCCGTGTTGACCCGGGTGCTCCGGCACAACTTCCGGAACGACCTCAACGTCGTCACGGGGTTCACGGAGCGGGCGATCGCGGAGGTCGATGACCCGGAGCTCGCCGCCGAACTCCAGCGCGTCGTCGACACCGCGGAGCGGCTGTTGCGCGTCGGGGAGACCTCCCGCCGGGTCGAGCGGCTGCTCGCCGACCGGCCGACCCCACGGCCGACGGACCTCGCGACCGCGGTCGACGAGGCGCTGGCGGGGCTTCCGCCGGAGCTCCGCGAGCGCGCCGACATCGAGGTCGACGTCCCGGACGGGATCACGGTGTCGGCGGTCGGCTACCTCGCCGAGGCGGTCGGGGAGCTCGTCGACAACGCGGTCCGCCACAGCGACGCGGCCCGCCCTTCCGTGACCGTCGCGGCCGCCGAGCTCCCGAGCGAGTCGTGGACGTCGCTCGTCGTCGCCGACGACGGGCCGGGGATCCCGCCCGCCGAGCGCGCGGTGCTCACCGGCGAGGAGACGCCGCTGGAGCACGCGAGCGGACTGGGGCTCTGGTACGTCAACTGGATCGTCACCGCCGGCGGCGGCAGCTTCGACATCAGCTCCGCGTCGACCGGCGGCACGCGGATCGAGATCGAGCTCCGGACGCCCGACGAGGAGTAG
- a CDS encoding DNA topoisomerase yields the protein MSRGPELIITEKDNAARRIAEILSGESATTERQNDVNVYKWGGKRCIGLSGHVVGVDFPAEYNDWRDVEPVELIDAPVTKEPTQEGIVAALRKLARNASRVVIATDYDREGELIGKEAYELVREVNEDAPIERVRFSSITDNEVNEAFANPDELDFDLAAAGEARQVIDLTWGAALTRFLSLSARQLGDDFISVGRVQGPTLKLIVDREREIQAFDPESYWELYGKLTKSGGDPFEARYFYLNDEGNEAERVWDGDVAEVLTEALAAADEAVVDDVRRRTRTDDPPTPFNTTAFIRAAGSLGYSAQRAMSLAEDLYTAGYVTYPRTDNTVYPEDLEPRELIEELSAASTFGTDAKSLLDRAEIEPTEGDEETTDHPPIHPTGELPSASDLSEDEWEVYELIVRRFLATCAEPATWERLRVVALANGEATDIARRADGTAALRNPEEASGPADLAADGGLRLKANGKRLLEAGYHDVYPYRSSDERIVPDVEVGETLALDGRRTDAKETQPPRRYGQSRLIEEMEKRGVGTKATRHRTLEKLYDRNYIESDPPRPTRLAEAVVEAAEEFAEHIVSEEMTAQLERDMQAIAAGEKGYDEVTEESRELLDRVFEDLTESREAVGDHLQQSLKADKTLGPCPECGSDLLVRKSRQGSYFVGCDGYPDCEHTLPLPSTGKPLILDETCEEHDLRHVKMLAGRKTFVHGCPQCKADEADDQEDEVIGVCPDCGEEHGGELAIKRLRSGSRLVGCTRYPDCDYSLPLPRRGEIEVTDETCEEHGLPHLRVHSGDEPWELGCPICNYREFTARQEGSELQTVEGIGEKTAAKLQDAGVDGVDALKSADPDDLAADVDGVGADTVRDWQAKAD from the coding sequence ATGAGTCGCGGCCCCGAACTGATAATCACGGAGAAGGACAACGCGGCGCGCCGGATCGCCGAGATCCTGAGCGGCGAGTCCGCGACGACGGAGCGGCAGAACGACGTCAACGTGTACAAGTGGGGCGGCAAGCGCTGCATCGGCCTCTCGGGCCACGTGGTCGGCGTCGACTTCCCGGCCGAGTACAACGACTGGCGCGACGTCGAGCCGGTCGAGCTCATCGACGCGCCGGTCACGAAAGAGCCGACGCAGGAGGGGATCGTCGCGGCGCTCCGCAAGCTGGCCCGAAACGCCTCCCGGGTCGTCATCGCGACCGACTACGACCGCGAGGGCGAGCTGATCGGCAAGGAGGCGTACGAGCTGGTGCGCGAGGTGAACGAGGACGCCCCGATCGAGCGCGTCCGCTTCTCCTCGATCACCGACAACGAGGTCAACGAGGCGTTCGCGAACCCCGACGAGCTCGACTTCGATTTAGCGGCCGCGGGAGAGGCCCGCCAGGTGATCGACCTCACGTGGGGCGCGGCGCTCACCCGCTTCCTCTCTTTATCCGCCCGCCAGCTCGGCGACGACTTCATCTCGGTCGGCCGGGTGCAGGGCCCGACCCTCAAGCTGATCGTCGACCGCGAGCGCGAGATCCAGGCGTTCGACCCCGAGTCGTACTGGGAGCTGTACGGGAAGCTGACGAAGTCCGGCGGCGACCCGTTCGAGGCGCGCTACTTCTACTTAAACGACGAGGGCAACGAGGCCGAGCGCGTCTGGGACGGCGACGTCGCCGAGGTGCTCACGGAGGCGCTGGCGGCGGCCGACGAGGCCGTCGTCGACGACGTGCGCCGCCGGACCCGCACCGACGACCCGCCGACTCCGTTCAACACCACGGCGTTCATCCGCGCGGCGGGCTCGCTCGGCTACTCCGCCCAGCGCGCCATGTCGCTCGCGGAGGACCTGTACACCGCCGGCTACGTCACCTACCCGCGGACGGACAACACGGTGTACCCCGAGGACTTGGAGCCCCGCGAGCTGATCGAGGAGCTCTCGGCCGCCTCGACGTTCGGGACGGACGCGAAGAGCCTCCTCGACCGGGCGGAGATCGAGCCCACCGAGGGCGACGAGGAGACGACCGACCACCCGCCGATCCACCCGACCGGTGAGCTTCCCTCAGCCTCTGACCTCTCGGAGGACGAGTGGGAGGTGTACGAGCTCATCGTCCGCCGCTTCCTCGCGACCTGCGCCGAGCCGGCGACGTGGGAGCGGCTCCGCGTCGTCGCGCTCGCGAACGGCGAGGCGACCGACATCGCCCGCCGCGCGGACGGGACCGCCGCCCTCCGGAACCCGGAGGAGGCGAGCGGCCCGGCCGACCTCGCCGCGGACGGCGGGCTCCGGTTGAAGGCGAACGGGAAGCGCCTGCTGGAAGCGGGCTACCACGACGTCTACCCGTACCGCTCCAGCGACGAGCGGATCGTCCCCGACGTGGAGGTCGGTGAAACGCTCGCGCTCGACGGTCGCCGCACGGACGCGAAGGAGACCCAGCCGCCCCGCCGGTACGGCCAGTCCCGGCTCATCGAGGAGATGGAGAAGCGCGGCGTCGGCACGAAGGCGACCCGCCACCGCACCCTCGAGAAGCTGTACGACCGCAACTACATCGAGAGCGACCCGCCGCGGCCGACCCGGCTCGCGGAGGCGGTCGTCGAGGCGGCCGAGGAGTTCGCCGAGCACATCGTCAGCGAGGAGATGACCGCCCAGCTGGAGCGCGACATGCAGGCGATCGCGGCCGGCGAGAAGGGGTACGACGAGGTGACCGAGGAGTCCCGCGAGCTGCTCGACCGCGTGTTCGAGGACCTCACCGAGTCCCGCGAGGCCGTCGGCGATCACCTCCAGCAGTCGCTGAAGGCGGACAAGACCCTCGGCCCCTGTCCCGAGTGCGGCTCGGACCTGCTCGTCCGGAAGTCCCGGCAGGGCTCGTACTTCGTCGGTTGCGACGGCTACCCCGACTGCGAGCACACCCTCCCGCTCCCCTCCACGGGCAAGCCGCTCATCTTAGACGAGACCTGCGAGGAGCACGACCTCCGCCACGTGAAGATGCTCGCGGGCCGGAAGACGTTCGTCCACGGCTGCCCGCAGTGCAAGGCCGACGAGGCCGACGACCAGGAGGACGAGGTGATCGGCGTCTGTCCCGACTGTGGTGAGGAGCACGGGGGAGAACTCGCCATCAAACGGCTCCGCTCCGGCTCTCGGCTCGTCGGCTGCACGCGCTACCCCGACTGCGACTACTCGCTGCCGCTCCCCCGCCGCGGCGAGATCGAGGTCACCGACGAGACCTGCGAGGAGCACGGCCTCCCGCACCTCCGGGTCCACTCCGGCGACGAGCCGTGGGAGCTCGGCTGCCCGATCTGCAACTACCGCGAGTTCACCGCCCGGCAGGAGGGCTCCGAGCTCCAGACGGTCGAGGGGATCGGCGAGAAGACCGCCGCGAAGCTGCAGGACGCCGGCGTCGACGGCGTCGACGCGCTCAAGTCCGCCGACCCGGACGACCTCGCGGCCGACGTCGACGGTGTCGGCGCCGACACCGTCCGCGACTGGCAGGCGAAGGCAGACTGA
- a CDS encoding DR2241 family protein, protein MADPAADPAALAAESEVPDIDLPSDAFDAVIDALGDHTPGDPLRFEGFSVAPDLRGDIDEDRYVLADGDRRTGLTEGELHEALAERAPAVTDWYVFARVVGEFGPRRAFLRWLEDADGATVATRYAALAEGIERAWGELRITATLTDRGERRYDVRHTDDAGVPVDELDAHEEPLDARDLVTYDEQGRYRPLKTAPSLAGGWVFPDLGPRDAYEAVETIYPATVANWHREREGELDVNHWSETMERQSGIYGVVKTWDRGEGHEHVDWVAEACCDDSQCLKRREWEYDDETDLDVDGGDGVFPCREPCSVVVSAARKWTRLESEEPRTYEFDLTPSEKEQVEDIIEAVADGRVDEIREADTKEGANRYRARFLRAKLFDEDGNLGGVPTEPDEDDEE, encoded by the coding sequence GTGGCCGACCCCGCCGCGGATCCGGCAGCGCTCGCCGCCGAGTCAGAAGTTCCCGACATCGACCTGCCGAGCGACGCCTTCGACGCGGTCATCGACGCGCTCGGCGACCACACCCCCGGGGATCCGCTCCGGTTCGAGGGGTTCAGCGTGGCCCCGGACCTCCGGGGCGACATCGACGAGGACCGGTACGTCCTCGCCGACGGCGACCGCCGCACCGGGCTGACGGAGGGCGAACTCCACGAGGCGCTCGCCGAGCGCGCCCCCGCGGTCACGGACTGGTACGTCTTCGCGCGCGTCGTCGGCGAGTTCGGCCCCCGTCGGGCGTTCCTGCGCTGGCTGGAGGACGCCGACGGCGCGACGGTGGCGACCCGATACGCCGCGCTCGCGGAGGGGATCGAGCGCGCGTGGGGCGAGCTGCGGATTACGGCCACTCTCACCGACCGCGGCGAGCGCCGGTACGACGTACGCCACACCGACGACGCCGGCGTCCCGGTCGACGAGCTCGACGCCCACGAGGAGCCGCTCGACGCCCGCGATCTGGTCACGTACGACGAACAGGGACGGTACCGCCCCCTCAAGACCGCGCCGTCGCTCGCGGGCGGGTGGGTCTTCCCCGACCTCGGCCCGCGGGACGCCTACGAGGCGGTCGAGACGATCTACCCCGCGACGGTCGCCAACTGGCACCGCGAGCGCGAGGGCGAGCTCGACGTGAACCACTGGAGCGAGACGATGGAGCGCCAGTCGGGCATCTACGGCGTCGTGAAGACGTGGGACCGCGGGGAGGGGCACGAGCACGTCGACTGGGTCGCGGAGGCGTGCTGTGACGACTCGCAGTGCCTGAAGCGCCGCGAGTGGGAGTACGACGACGAGACCGACCTCGACGTCGACGGCGGCGACGGCGTCTTCCCCTGCCGCGAGCCCTGCTCGGTGGTCGTCTCGGCGGCCCGCAAGTGGACGCGACTGGAGAGCGAGGAGCCCCGAACGTACGAGTTCGACCTGACGCCGAGCGAGAAGGAGCAGGTGGAGGACATCATCGAGGCGGTCGCCGACGGGCGGGTCGACGAGATCCGCGAGGCCGACACGAAGGAGGGCGCGAACCGCTACCGCGCGCGGTTCCTCCGCGCCAAGCTGTTCGACGAGGACGGGAACCTCGGCGGCGTGCCGACGGAACCGGACGAGGACGACGAGGAGTAG
- a CDS encoding CbiX/SirB N-terminal domain-containing protein, with protein sequence MQSLVIVAHGSHLNPESSAPTYDHADTIRATGAFDEVKTGFWKEEPHFREVLRTVEGDEIYVVPLFVSEGYFTEQVIPRELRLDGWDVSEWGSDGLSADQATLVAEDIGREVHYCGPVGTHRAMTDVIVRRAESVTGDPDVGEEFGLAVVGHGTERNENSAKAIEYHADRIAERDRFDEVQALYMDEDPEVDDLPEFFESDDVVLVPLFIADGYHTQEDIPEDVGLCEDHTEGYDVPTEVDGTRVWYAGAVGTEPLMADVVLERAADAGADLGTALDDVRETTRVATGD encoded by the coding sequence ATGCAGTCGCTCGTCATCGTCGCACACGGCTCGCACCTCAATCCGGAGTCGAGCGCGCCGACGTACGACCACGCGGACACCATCCGCGCGACCGGCGCGTTCGACGAGGTGAAGACCGGCTTCTGGAAAGAGGAACCGCACTTCCGGGAGGTGCTCCGCACCGTCGAAGGCGATGAGATCTACGTCGTCCCGCTGTTCGTCTCGGAGGGGTACTTCACCGAGCAGGTGATCCCCCGCGAGCTCCGGCTCGACGGCTGGGACGTCTCCGAGTGGGGCTCCGACGGCCTCTCCGCGGATCAGGCCACGCTCGTCGCCGAGGACATCGGGCGGGAGGTCCACTACTGCGGCCCCGTGGGGACCCACCGCGCGATGACCGACGTGATCGTCCGACGCGCGGAGTCGGTCACCGGCGACCCCGACGTGGGCGAGGAGTTTGGGCTCGCCGTCGTCGGCCACGGCACCGAGCGCAACGAGAACTCGGCGAAGGCGATCGAGTACCACGCCGACCGGATCGCCGAGCGCGACCGGTTCGACGAGGTGCAGGCGCTGTACATGGACGAGGACCCCGAGGTCGACGACCTCCCGGAGTTCTTCGAGAGCGACGACGTCGTCCTCGTCCCGCTGTTCATCGCCGACGGCTACCACACGCAGGAGGACATCCCGGAGGACGTCGGGCTCTGCGAGGACCACACGGAGGGGTACGACGTCCCGACCGAGGTGGACGGCACCCGGGTCTGGTACGCGGGCGCCGTCGGCACCGAGCCTCTGATGGCCGACGTCGTCTTGGAGCGCGCGGCCGACGCCGGCGCCGACCTCGGGACCGCGCTCGACGACGTGCGCGAGACCACCCGCGTCGCCACGGGGGACTGA
- the pheA gene encoding prephenate dehydratase has translation MNAVTLGPAGTYSHRAARAVAAEVSFRESVTAIVDAVAAGEFERGVVPIENSIEGSVTESLDALADFDVAVTREVVTPIRHALLAQGSEFEVVASHSQALAQCRNWLEANYPNAGLEAVASTARGVERAREDSRIAGIGHPDNAGDDLEILAEDIQDRTSNATRFLVVAPESARSDAGGKTTLIVYPNANYPGLLLELLEAFADRNLNLSRIESRPSGERLGDYLFHFDVDAGLYEDHMAAAVGDVEAIADNGWVKVLGSYDTEHVLE, from the coding sequence ATGAACGCCGTCACCCTCGGTCCCGCCGGCACGTACTCACACCGTGCGGCGCGGGCCGTCGCCGCCGAGGTGTCGTTCCGCGAGTCGGTCACCGCCATCGTCGACGCCGTCGCAGCCGGCGAGTTCGAGCGGGGGGTGGTCCCCATCGAGAACAGCATCGAGGGCTCCGTCACGGAGAGTCTCGACGCGCTGGCGGACTTCGACGTCGCGGTCACCCGCGAGGTCGTCACCCCGATCCGGCACGCCCTCCTCGCGCAGGGGTCGGAGTTCGAGGTCGTCGCCAGCCACTCGCAGGCGCTCGCGCAGTGCCGCAACTGGCTGGAGGCCAACTACCCGAACGCCGGCCTCGAAGCGGTCGCCTCCACCGCCCGCGGGGTCGAGCGCGCCCGCGAGGACTCCCGAATCGCCGGGATCGGGCACCCGGACAACGCCGGCGACGATCTCGAGATCCTCGCCGAGGACATCCAGGACCGTACCTCCAACGCGACCCGCTTCCTCGTCGTCGCCCCCGAGTCCGCGCGCTCCGACGCCGGCGGGAAGACGACCCTCATCGTCTACCCGAACGCGAACTACCCCGGGCTCCTGCTGGAACTGCTGGAGGCGTTCGCCGACCGCAACCTCAACCTCTCGCGGATCGAGTCGCGGCCGAGCGGCGAGCGCCTCGGCGACTACCTCTTCCACTTCGACGTCGACGCCGGGCTCTACGAGGACCACATGGCGGCCGCCGTCGGGGACGTCGAGGCGATCGCCGACAACGGGTGGGTGAAGGTGCTCGGCTCGTACGACACCGAGCACGTGCTGGAGTAG
- a CDS encoding fasciclin domain-containing protein has translation MNANRRTVLKGVGAGTVALLGGVGTGAAKPPSQGDTVVDVASGDERLEVLVAAVQEAGLVETLSGNRQLTVFAPTNEAFGDALEALGADSLDDVDDEALANILTYHVVPGRRKANSIVNADSVPTLNGAKVDVDGTDLNGDQADIVDTNIEASNGIIHVIDGVLLP, from the coding sequence ATGAACGCTAACAGACGGACGGTACTGAAGGGCGTCGGCGCGGGAACAGTAGCGTTGCTCGGTGGAGTCGGCACGGGAGCGGCCAAGCCGCCGAGTCAGGGCGACACGGTCGTCGACGTGGCGAGCGGAGACGAGCGTCTAGAGGTGCTCGTCGCCGCGGTACAGGAGGCGGGCCTCGTCGAGACGCTGAGCGGGAACCGCCAGCTGACCGTGTTTGCACCGACCAACGAGGCGTTCGGGGACGCTCTCGAGGCGCTGGGCGCCGACAGTCTCGACGATGTCGACGACGAGGCCCTGGCTAACATCCTCACGTACCACGTCGTCCCCGGCCGCCGGAAGGCGAACTCGATCGTGAACGCCGACAGCGTCCCGACGCTGAACGGCGCGAAGGTCGACGTCGACGGCACCGACCTCAACGGCGACCAGGCCGACATCGTCGACACGAACATCGAGGCGTCGAACGGCATCATCCACGTCATCGACGGCGTGCTGCTGCCGTAG
- a CDS encoding winged helix-turn-helix domain-containing protein, with amino-acid sequence MEPVLWQVLAGTRGGPNRARLLRALDERPRNANQLAEDLDLAYKTVRHHLEVLEENDVVESTEQSYGAVYLPTDRTRDHWETVEEIVDQVE; translated from the coding sequence ATGGAGCCGGTGCTCTGGCAGGTGTTGGCCGGGACCCGCGGTGGACCCAATCGGGCCCGCCTGCTCCGGGCGCTCGACGAACGGCCGCGGAACGCCAACCAGCTCGCCGAGGACCTCGACCTCGCGTACAAGACCGTCAGACACCACCTCGAGGTCCTCGAGGAGAACGACGTCGTCGAGAGCACCGAACAGAGCTACGGTGCGGTGTACCTCCCGACCGACCGCACCCGCGATCACTGGGAGACCGTCGAGGAGATCGTCGATCAAGTGGAGTGA
- the cysS gene encoding cysteine--tRNA ligase has product MSLVVTDTLADERVEFTADGDVTLYVCGLTVSDDPHLGHARLWFHADVLHRWLDHLGYDVRHVENVTDVNEKITARVGERDEWTAERDVAEAFTATTFDAMRGLNLLRAEVYPRVTEHVPEIRQLVETLVEKGYAYESNGSVYFDVTRFEAYGKLSNQDVDELEAQGEPDERSEKRNPSDFALWKADGVSETAAREHAKHDHGDAVPEGETWESPWSEGRPGWHVECSAMSTTHLGDTLDIHMGGRDLVFPHHENEIAQSEAATGETFARHWLHVGLLEMEGEKMSSSIGNFWTVPDALDELGVNVIRTFYAGAAYRSEQALTEETIAEAEERWERLSRTYDRAVDALDSVDARAKATDDELREAVETARDDFAAAMNDDLNLREATAALLELTDAVNRHVDGAGGSVTGDDESGAAYDYRALREAVEAFEALGGDVLGLQFETETDGDVELAGELVELVLDVREAERDAGNYERADDLRDALSEVGVEIEDGPDGATYRFE; this is encoded by the coding sequence ATGAGTCTCGTCGTTACCGACACCCTGGCAGACGAGCGCGTCGAGTTCACGGCCGACGGCGACGTCACGCTGTACGTCTGCGGCCTGACGGTGTCGGACGACCCTCACCTCGGGCACGCGCGGCTCTGGTTCCACGCCGACGTCCTCCACCGGTGGCTCGACCACCTCGGCTACGACGTGCGCCACGTCGAGAACGTCACCGACGTCAACGAGAAGATCACGGCCCGCGTCGGCGAGCGCGACGAGTGGACCGCCGAGCGCGACGTGGCCGAGGCGTTCACCGCGACCACGTTCGACGCGATGCGCGGACTGAACCTCCTGCGCGCGGAGGTGTATCCCCGCGTCACCGAACACGTCCCGGAGATCCGCCAGCTGGTCGAGACCCTCGTCGAGAAGGGGTACGCCTACGAGTCGAACGGCTCCGTCTACTTCGACGTCACGAGGTTCGAGGCGTACGGCAAGCTCTCGAACCAGGACGTCGACGAGCTGGAGGCGCAGGGCGAACCGGACGAGCGGTCGGAGAAGCGCAACCCGTCGGATTTCGCGCTGTGGAAGGCGGACGGCGTGAGCGAGACCGCCGCGCGCGAGCACGCGAAACACGACCACGGCGACGCCGTCCCCGAGGGCGAGACGTGGGAGTCGCCGTGGAGCGAGGGCCGCCCGGGGTGGCACGTCGAGTGCTCGGCGATGTCGACGACGCACCTCGGCGACACGCTCGATATCCACATGGGGGGCCGCGACCTCGTCTTCCCCCACCACGAGAACGAGATCGCGCAGTCGGAGGCGGCGACCGGGGAGACGTTCGCCCGCCACTGGCTCCACGTCGGCCTCCTCGAGATGGAGGGCGAGAAGATGTCCTCCTCGATCGGCAACTTCTGGACCGTCCCGGACGCCCTCGACGAGCTCGGCGTCAACGTGATCCGCACGTTCTACGCCGGGGCCGCCTACCGCTCAGAGCAGGCGCTCACCGAGGAGACGATCGCGGAGGCCGAGGAGCGCTGGGAGCGGCTCTCCCGGACCTACGACCGCGCCGTCGACGCGCTCGACTCCGTCGACGCCCGCGCGAAGGCGACCGACGACGAGCTCCGCGAGGCGGTCGAGACGGCCCGCGACGACTTCGCCGCGGCGATGAACGACGACCTGAACCTCCGGGAGGCGACCGCCGCGCTGCTGGAGCTCACCGACGCGGTGAACCGGCACGTGGACGGGGCGGGCGGGAGCGTGACCGGCGACGACGAGTCGGGAGCCGCCTACGACTACCGCGCGCTCCGCGAGGCGGTCGAGGCGTTCGAGGCGCTCGGCGGCGACGTGCTCGGGCTCCAGTTCGAGACCGAGACCGACGGCGACGTGGAGCTGGCCGGCGAACTGGTCGAGCTGGTGCTGGACGTGCGCGAGGCCGAGCGCGACGCCGGCAACTACGAACGCGCCGACGACCTCCGCGACGCGCTCAGCGAGGTCGGCGTCGAGATCGAGGACGGGCCGGACGGGGCGACGTACCGGTTCGAGTAG
- the ilvA gene encoding threonine ammonia-lyase, which produces MSSVTITDVEAAADRTGATDIVQRTPVERSRSLSERCGADVRLKMEHLQRTGSFKPRGAYNAISLAVAGGASDEDAGDASGIDRVVAASAGNHAQGVALAAADAGIDATIVMPESAPAAKIEATRGYGAEVVLRGSAFPEAMSHARTLVDEPGVRFVHAFDDPDVVAGQGTLGLEVLDQVPAVDTVLVPVGGGGLAGGVATAVKARSPETRVVGVQTAGASTLSESLRAGELVTREEPDTIADGIATGGLSELTFGLLREHLDDVVVVSDDDVANAILLLLERAKQLIEGAGATAAAALLDDDVVAELDLAGETVVPLLCGGNIDVTTLKEVVTHALVDRNQLIELSVRIDDTPGTMGEIATLIGAERANIRTVRHERSRPDLPVGDADLVFEVETNGPAHVDRVLKSVREAGYEVEWTTQEG; this is translated from the coding sequence ATGTCCTCCGTCACGATCACGGACGTCGAGGCCGCCGCGGACCGGACCGGCGCGACCGATATCGTCCAGCGGACGCCGGTCGAGCGGAGCCGGTCGCTGAGCGAGCGGTGCGGCGCCGACGTCCGGCTGAAGATGGAACACCTCCAGCGCACCGGCTCGTTCAAGCCCCGCGGCGCGTACAACGCGATCTCGCTAGCGGTCGCCGGGGGCGCCTCGGACGAGGACGCCGGCGACGCCTCCGGGATCGACCGCGTGGTGGCCGCGAGCGCGGGCAACCACGCGCAGGGGGTCGCCCTCGCCGCGGCCGACGCGGGGATCGACGCGACGATCGTGATGCCGGAGTCGGCGCCGGCGGCGAAGATCGAGGCGACCCGCGGGTACGGCGCCGAGGTCGTGCTTCGCGGGAGCGCGTTCCCGGAGGCGATGTCGCACGCCCGGACCTTGGTCGACGAGCCGGGGGTCCGGTTCGTCCACGCGTTCGACGACCCGGACGTCGTCGCCGGCCAGGGCACGCTCGGGCTGGAGGTGCTCGACCAGGTGCCCGCGGTCGACACCGTCCTCGTCCCGGTCGGTGGCGGCGGGCTCGCGGGCGGGGTCGCCACCGCAGTCAAGGCTCGCTCGCCGGAGACGCGGGTGGTCGGCGTCCAGACCGCGGGCGCGTCGACGCTCTCGGAGAGCCTGCGGGCGGGCGAGCTCGTGACGCGCGAGGAGCCGGACACCATCGCGGACGGGATCGCGACCGGCGGGCTGAGCGAGCTCACCTTCGGGCTCTTACGGGAGCATCTCGACGACGTGGTCGTCGTCAGCGACGACGACGTGGCGAACGCCATCCTGCTCCTCTTAGAGCGCGCGAAACAGCTGATCGAGGGCGCGGGCGCGACCGCGGCGGCCGCCCTCCTCGACGACGACGTCGTCGCCGAACTCGATCTGGCCGGTGAGACGGTGGTGCCGCTGCTCTGCGGCGGCAACATCGACGTCACGACGCTGAAGGAGGTGGTGACCCACGCGCTGGTCGACCGCAATCAGCTGATCGAGCTGTCCGTCCGGATCGACGACACCCCGGGGACGATGGGGGAGATCGCCACCCTGATCGGCGCGGAGCGCGCGAACATCCGGACGGTGCGCCACGAGCGCAGCCGGCCGGACCTGCCGGTCGGCGACGCCGACCTCGTGTTCGAGGTGGAGACCAACGGCCCGGCCCACGTCGACCGCGTCCTGAAATCGGTGCGCGAGGCGGGGTACGAGGTCGAGTGGACGACGCAGGAAGGGTGA